The genomic segment tattaaactgggcctagtgccatgtataaacatagctatcatgctattgtgcattcaatactaaactattcaaatattacacgggttcatatgttcatgtttttaatcaaaacatgtgcaaggtacaggctggccatgccactgccatttataaacatacatcttgcatacaccactgagctattaaagtaattcacagattcatgtttttattataaacatgtagaagagacagtgaatcctcaagccatctgtggacgGCACACAtgctcccacattagtgagatgttgGACCCTGATGGGtcgcacacaacttatctaaccttggacggagaGAGGTTGTCAGGCatagggtcatatcagcctcacaatatgttggatgcaatttaagtcatttaaatttggttggaaaaattataaaaattgtCTCAACCAAAAATGTCGCGACcgccctgcagtacctccgcggaccccctgttgaagacctctgcccTAAATAACAATGTGGAACCAGATATAACCGATCAAAAGAAAcatggaacaaacacatgaagcttcagAATCATGTTTAGTACAGAAATGATCAAAACACTAAAGATCTGTTTTCATCTGAAACAGGaaagttttaaagttttgaGCAGCTGCTTGAACTTCTAACTTTTAATGAAACGTCTCAGAGGAAACAGtcacttctttattttaatgtcaaCATCAAACTTCATCAGCTCAATCCGATCGGATGTCTTAACagaaaaaagtcaaaagaataaaaagttgTAGAAAAAGTCAAACTATCAAAGCAAAGGAGCAGATTCTCACGGTGAAATCtgaagtgtttctgtttgattCCAGCGAACCGGACGAACCTCCGTCTGCTCACAACTTAACATTATTTACATGATTATTGGTTTCTGGAAATTGTGACTgaaatctgtttatttataaaacaaaaccacagaaaCTATTTACACACGACAACCTCTCGTTCTCCGCCATgtgttagcctagcttagcacaagcACTGGAGGCATAGGAGATAACTCTGATCGACGTGGTCAAAATGAGGCGGAGCTTCTGGTGAGAATTGAGAGGATTAGCAGCATTGACCTCGGAGctgcctcctgattggtcaggcTTCTCAGAGCGCTTTGGGCAGGGCGGTCACCTCCTCCGCACACTCGTCGTACGCTTCCTGATAATCCTGATGAGGTTTGATCAGGATCACGCAGGTCGGCCGCTTGGATCCTGCCGACGAACCCAGATcctgaacagagaagaagaaaatgaaacgAGTCCAAACGCAGACACGTTCAATAGACACAGACGTGTTGCATGTGTTCTAACAGACGTGTTGCATGTGTTCTAACAGACGTGTTGCATGTGTTCTAACAGACGTGTTGTATGTGTTCTAACAGACGTGTTAACAGATGTGTTCTTATAAACGTGTTGTACATGTTCTAACGGACGTGCTCTTACAGACGTGTTCATAGAGACGTGTTGTTACGGACATGTTCTGCATGCTCCTACACGCCTGTTCtatgtgttttcaaaataaaagcctgacTAAACCATCAGCATTCAGCTCACCACTTTGGAGGGGATGTAGGCATATGGCAGGTTTTTGTCCTCGCACATGATTGGCAGGTGGCAGTAGACGTCTATGGGCAGTGTGTCCCCTGCCAGCACCACGATActacgcacacacaaaacacacacacacactttgtttacATCTGTGATCTGAAATGTGCACGAGGTTGTGGCCCTGTGAGGCGTCGTCACTCACCCTTTCTCTCCTTTGTTGATGAACTTCTGAACTTCTTTCACTCCTCGTCGGATATTTTTCACTTTAGCAGCTggaacaacagaaaacacagtaaAGTTCCTCACCCTTGTACAGACTCATTTAAAGTTCCTCACCCTTCTACAGACTCATTTAAAGACTCATTTAAAGTTCCTCACCCTTCTTGACGCACTTGTACAGCTTCTTGCTCAGCTTCCGGGAGGCCAGAGGCGTAGAGATCGCGTTCACGTTCGCGATCAGCTCCTGATAAGACTTCTCGTTCCCGCCGGCGGCTTCTTCTCCGTCCGCGGGGACCTGTTCCTTCTTCACTTTAGTCATCGCGGATCGAGGGTTTGATCGGAGCCGATAGGATCGAGAGTTGTGGAGCAGCGACGAGCCGGTGACAACACGATGTGTTCAGATGCCGCACGTGTTAAAACTATGTCACTTCCGTTGGTCTGACCGGAAACATAGCAGCGCCCAGCGGCCCGGAGGGAGAACGACAGCCTggcctttcaaaataaaacccttgATACGAAACAGACTTACAAATAAGACAATGTTCGGAAAATGAGAGAAGCGTTTATTTCTTATAAATGTATCACGTGGTATCATCCTGAAGAGTACACTTCCGGTAACAGCAGGAGGCCCGCCTGGTCTTCTGCAGTTTTACTTACACCTTTTTATTACAAAGATAACACACACTTtataagaatgaaaaaaaaatatataaaaaaagtttgattatcaaattattattattatacaatcACATTTTCCTGCACCGACCAATCAGGCCGTGCTGAGGAGCCGTGATGGCACAGTGATGACGTCATCAGCGCTGGAAGATGTCACTCAGTACGGTGGGAATCGTGCTGCTCGTCATCTCTGTGGAGATCTGACCCCAGACacaggagggacagagggtggAGCACAGACAGTCTCTGCACAGGCTGccctgaaggacacacacacacacacacacacacacacacaaatgaagtgGACATAAACAGTTAGTGTTTGAACTTTtgacacaggacaagagaaccaGTGTTTTTGTCCTCACCTTGATGCCGTAGCGATGGCGAGCAGATGTCCTCATGGCCATGGTGATGGGACGGAAGCAGCCGAAGACGTCCAGCAGGgggagacacaaacactgacccATCTGTTTAGAGGTTTTACAGGCGAAGCAGGGACAACACCAGAACAGACAACAACCTGCACACAAAACAATGCAACGTTAACACAACTTCAACATGAACACAGAAAACATTATAaccaaatgtgcaaatgtgtggTTGTGTACAGTTTGTGTAAGTTTGTTACGCTAATGTCACTTTTTGTTTACTACATTTTGTGTTGATCTGAACAGATTCTCAACTTCCTGTGTTTATAACACAACAGTGAACAGTGAAGACTTCACTCGCTCATCAATcctggtgtgagtgtgtgtgtgtgtatgtgtgtgtgtgtgtgtgtgtgcgtgtgtctgtgatgtctcCATACACTGTTTGGTGTTATGCCAGCAGTCACAGATCCCAGACATCCAATCAGATTCATCTGAGGACATGATCGGCTCCTGAGGCCACATCCTCGTACCTGACACACACCTGTGTGAATAAACTacacaacaaccacaaatacacaaacacaagaagagagcgatgcagaaagagagagagagggagagagagagagagagagagagagagagagggaggtctCAGTAGACAGTCTGATCAAACCATGTTTACACATCTTTACATATTAAAACCTGACaaacaccagagaagaagaagtaagAGATCTTACCTGTGTTAGCGTCGGGCTGAGACTGATtcagctgctctgattggacgagGTGTCAGGTAAACCTGATGAACTGGTCTGACTGGAGTGAAGATGTCCTGACAGGCACATTCCCACCGACTCACTCACTGTCCCTGAACAACTCATCATGTGTGATGTGACTGTCATTTAATAAACACTCATTAgaatgaagcagctgcagcttttgttttgtaAGAAAAACTTTGATTCAGTTCGTTGTAACCACTCATGTGTTTCGTAATCTGTTGTGATGTTGGAATCTTCTTCAGGTCCAGCCTCGTCTTCATccgctctcttcctcctccatgttgctCTGGACTTACATccgcctcttcttcttctcttcctttaaGCTGCAGGGGTTTTCTTTCACtggtcactttgtgtttccagCTCCTGAACAGTGGAACCAGCTCCCcagtgacatcaggacagaaggtCCACACATCTTCTGCTGCAAACTAAAACACATCTATTCCAACTTCACCTTGAATAGAAGTTTAAACTGACTGTTTAGCAGCATTTAAAtgtcacttacttatagcactttgtagtttggctttttgaagaaattctactttcttgattcttgttgttctgggtttgttccctcacGGTTGAAGCATTCATTGTGAGTCGCTCTGGTTTTAGTTTTCAAACGCTGGTTTAACAGGAACACGTGTCGTTTTCACTTGTCACTGATTCATTAACGTTGAATCTGCTCTGTCATAACTGTTCTTAGCTTTTTGTAGCTTTCAGATTTAAGTCTGAAATGTTCTGTAACATTGTGAAGTTGATCAATTCTCACGGGTTAGGAAACTCTTTTATTGTCAAATGAAACTGTTTggagacacaaatacaaatcagtTGTGTTCACATGTTTAAGGCATAAAATGTGTATAAAATGTGACAGATCAGAGAATCGAGCAGCAACAGCTGACGCCTCTGCTCGTTTACAACTTGCTGCTCCAAAAGACGATGATGAATCCCTTGATCATTGGTTCATAGAAGAAGAGAATAATAGAAATGATGATCAAGACGATAACCAGAGAGGAATGGATGATGTTGAGTCTGCGGGCGGTGGAGCTGTGGTGTCGGGCACCAACCATATCTCCAACCATCTTCCGGTCTCTGGCCTGAAAGAACCAAAGCATTTCCATTTTCAAAGTTGATTCATCATCAAACACAAAACTTAcaaaagctgaactgagatcagtctGATCCTCTTGTTTCAGTGAGAGTCATgttgttggtgtgtgagtgtggatggaGGAGGTTTTAATATGACCTGTATCAGTGTGGGTGGAGCATCAGTCTGTGTTTCAGGCTTTTCTCCCTTCACAGTAAAGGTCTTTTCACACCAAgtctgtatttttcatttttcaaaccaTCATCCAATAAAAATCCTCGCACACTGAAACCTTGCAGAGTGAGtctgatgtgttttattattctttatgtTCTAAGTGGAGCAGTGGCGAGGATTTTGTCGTCTCATTTGTtcgaaaagaaaaaagaaacatcctgaTCCTGATGGTTTCCAAGTCTATTTGAGACTACCAGCTCAGAGACCACACATCAAGGAGGAGAAAACTCATTTCTGTGGTGCAGTTGATTTCAGAGTCAGTGTTTAAACGTGACTGACTCAACtggaggttgtgtttattttattttataaaaatgctTGGACTTTGTTTGTAAAGACAGCCGACTGGGACATGACTGATGGCACATGTCACACATGAGCTCACCTTGATCGAGCAGATGAGAGCTGCCAGTCCGATGCAGCAAATGTTTGCGTAGAAAAGACTGAGTATGGACCAGATGAAGTGGTCCCGGGGGGGCTTAGTGGTGATCTCCACAGTGGTATGGTCAACCACTACAGGTCCAACAGGCTGTCCAGGCTGTCCGCCCTGTCCAGGAGGGCCAAACTGTCCAGAGGGGCCGAACTGTCCAGAGG from the Platichthys flesus chromosome 15, fPlaFle2.1, whole genome shotgun sequence genome contains:
- the nhp2 gene encoding H/ACA ribonucleoprotein complex subunit 2-like protein, translated to MTKVKKEQVPADGEEAAGGNEKSYQELIANVNAISTPLASRKLSKKLYKCVKKAAKVKNIRRGVKEVQKFINKGEKGIVVLAGDTLPIDVYCHLPIMCEDKNLPYAYIPSKVDLGSSAGSKRPTCVILIKPHQDYQEAYDECAEEVTALPKAL
- the LOC133969263 gene encoding cornifelin homolog B-like, with the protein product MWPQEPIMSSDESDWMSGICDCWHNTKQCCCLFWCCPCFACKTSKQMGQCLCLPLLDVFGCFRPITMAMRTSARHRYGIKGSLCRDCLCSTLCPSCVWGQISTEMTSSTIPTVLSDIFQR
- the LOC133969260 gene encoding collectin-12-like, whose translation is MDPDGKRGEAVPLYEGKYNAYPEQQGQFGPSGQFGPSGQFGPSGQFGPSGQFGPSGQFGPSGQFGPSGQFGPSGQFGPSGQFGPSGQFGPPGQGGQPGQPVGPVVVDHTTVEITTKPPRDHFIWSILSLFYANICCIGLAALICSIKARDRKMVGDMVGARHHSSTARRLNIIHSSLVIVLIIISIILFFYEPMIKGFIIVFWSSKL